A DNA window from Pyxidicoccus xibeiensis contains the following coding sequences:
- a CDS encoding DUF2079 domain-containing protein — MLGLALPFLIWGVFVVPPMWLQSLHGCFSHYDLGIYVQALARLSFDDPNPWLSARQVKIFNDHFDPILWLARPLVSVLSPMWAALVAEALFVLLSMAPLLWLHVKGRLDRRATALLCAVLLLGPSALDAIMFPVHPTTWSMLPWVLLGVAWHLRKNGLLLVSLVLLFACKEEFPFAGIMLAVALWLRGDRRLAVGVLVLSVAWLGLVNVWRPYWMGPTIDYNERLRRGLAEGPVPFLLDRFSPRQLSRIGTLMLLFLPLSIWAWRERLKPDWRWMLVLLPMLGIRFLGMAWRHQYGAPLVTAAVMGLLPIFFARRRIPAWVLVTTGVLLVTTNESNIKQLRLTFASPSTYPQMCPGNPERLAGVQRGVDYLLTHREGRALLGGNLVTPLATRDELYTIGGPQPENTLVYDYVLVEKPPLGNIQPVPPERIAELISVWRAQEGTEVIIDDAHIFLAKGRFTTAH, encoded by the coding sequence GTGCTCGGACTCGCCCTGCCGTTCCTCATCTGGGGCGTCTTCGTGGTGCCCCCCATGTGGCTGCAGAGCCTGCATGGCTGCTTTTCGCACTACGACCTGGGCATCTACGTCCAGGCCCTGGCGCGCCTGTCGTTCGATGACCCGAACCCGTGGCTCAGCGCCCGGCAGGTCAAGATCTTCAACGACCACTTCGACCCCATCCTGTGGCTGGCCAGGCCGCTGGTGTCGGTGCTGTCGCCCATGTGGGCCGCGCTCGTGGCCGAGGCCCTCTTCGTGCTGCTCTCCATGGCCCCGCTGCTGTGGCTGCACGTCAAGGGACGCCTGGACCGCCGCGCCACGGCGCTGCTGTGCGCGGTGCTGCTGCTGGGCCCCAGCGCGCTCGACGCCATCATGTTCCCGGTGCACCCCACCACCTGGTCCATGCTGCCGTGGGTGCTGCTCGGCGTGGCGTGGCACCTGCGGAAGAACGGGCTGCTGCTGGTGTCGCTGGTGCTGCTGTTCGCCTGCAAGGAGGAGTTCCCCTTCGCCGGCATCATGCTCGCCGTCGCCCTGTGGCTGCGCGGAGACCGCCGGCTCGCCGTGGGCGTGCTGGTGCTGTCGGTGGCGTGGCTCGGCCTGGTCAACGTGTGGCGGCCCTACTGGATGGGCCCGACCATCGACTACAACGAGCGGCTGCGGCGCGGCCTGGCCGAGGGGCCCGTCCCGTTCCTCCTGGACCGCTTCTCGCCGCGCCAGCTGTCGCGCATCGGCACGCTGATGCTGCTGTTCCTCCCGCTGTCCATCTGGGCCTGGCGCGAGCGGCTCAAGCCCGACTGGCGGTGGATGCTGGTGCTGCTGCCCATGCTGGGCATCCGCTTCCTCGGCATGGCGTGGCGGCACCAGTACGGCGCGCCGCTCGTCACCGCCGCGGTGATGGGCCTGCTGCCCATCTTCTTCGCGCGCCGCCGGATTCCCGCGTGGGTGCTCGTCACCACCGGCGTGCTGCTCGTCACCACCAACGAGTCCAACATCAAGCAGCTGCGGCTCACGTTCGCGTCACCGTCCACGTATCCGCAGATGTGCCCCGGCAACCCGGAGCGGCTGGCCGGCGTGCAGCGCGGCGTGGACTACCTGCTCACCCACCGCGAGGGCCGGGCCCTGCTGGGCGGCAACCTCGTCACGCCCCTGGCCACCCGCGACGAGCTCTACACCATCGGCGGGCCCCAGCCCGAGAACACCCTCGTCTACGACTACGTGCTGGTGGAGAAGCCGCCCCTGGGCAACATCCAGCCCGTGCCCCCCGAGCGCATCGCCGAGCTCATCTCCGTGTGGCGCGCGCAGGAGGGCACCGAGGTCATCATCGACGATGCGCACATCTTCCTCGCGAAGGGCCGCTTCACCACCGCGCACTGA
- a CDS encoding phospholipase C/P1 nuclease family protein — MTRTLLACVLFLVLGLPSGAAAFSVEDHRALTAAAVDAAVSSGAAPGLAEHREAVLHGATAEDLNLHVKWTGWHHFYRPEGRLDSVLRQGSDSRVRDLWDEALEAARHGDMTRAWDRAGHLAHHLEDMASPPHVVPVNHSFTDRFEGQGLGGALTRLPPREVAPLSGVEAHHALARETLEVVRSQALTTVEGTFIPWSAFWAEPDSRSPGAFGAYGPVGNSFGLAEVRWQGRSRRVDAAVASAFMDARAAAAVAYTRAFLTWAAQRFAEVSAPGAPGLALRGFRPPPELSLQLLGGVNRDARGSAPVAGLRAALPLPHALGLSVDWTRGVGSGPMRPRGGWALAVQSPPLWAWRPGYSVGVDLRASLGVGLVSWEGGSRVGVPVGLRAHASLGGPFVASTEVLYQGLRPPGAAWGHGVSFTVGVGVALGDR, encoded by the coding sequence GTGACGCGGACCCTGCTCGCCTGTGTGCTGTTCCTGGTCCTGGGGCTCCCCTCGGGCGCGGCCGCCTTCTCCGTCGAGGACCACCGTGCCCTCACCGCAGCCGCGGTCGACGCGGCGGTCTCCTCGGGCGCGGCGCCCGGGCTGGCGGAGCACCGGGAGGCGGTGCTGCACGGCGCCACCGCCGAGGACCTCAACCTCCACGTGAAGTGGACCGGCTGGCACCACTTCTACCGGCCGGAGGGACGGCTCGACTCGGTGCTTCGCCAGGGCTCGGACTCGCGCGTGCGGGACTTGTGGGACGAGGCGCTGGAGGCCGCCCGCCATGGCGACATGACGCGCGCGTGGGACCGCGCGGGCCACCTGGCGCACCACCTGGAGGACATGGCGTCGCCACCCCACGTGGTCCCCGTGAATCACAGCTTCACCGACCGCTTCGAGGGCCAGGGCCTCGGCGGCGCGCTGACGCGGCTGCCCCCGCGCGAGGTGGCGCCGCTCTCCGGCGTGGAGGCCCACCACGCGCTCGCTCGCGAGACGCTGGAGGTGGTGCGCTCCCAGGCGCTCACGACGGTGGAAGGAACGTTCATTCCATGGAGCGCCTTCTGGGCCGAGCCCGACTCGCGCTCGCCCGGCGCCTTCGGGGCGTACGGCCCCGTGGGCAACTCGTTCGGGCTGGCCGAGGTGCGCTGGCAGGGCCGCTCGCGCCGTGTCGACGCGGCGGTGGCCTCCGCGTTCATGGATGCCCGCGCGGCCGCGGCGGTGGCGTATACGCGCGCGTTCCTCACGTGGGCGGCGCAGCGCTTCGCCGAGGTCTCCGCCCCCGGCGCGCCGGGCCTGGCGCTGCGCGGCTTCCGGCCTCCTCCCGAGCTGTCGCTCCAGTTGCTGGGCGGCGTGAATCGCGATGCCCGGGGCTCGGCGCCCGTGGCGGGCCTGCGCGCCGCGCTCCCGCTGCCCCACGCCCTGGGGCTGTCCGTGGACTGGACGCGAGGGGTGGGAAGCGGGCCCATGCGGCCCCGGGGCGGGTGGGCGCTGGCCGTGCAGTCTCCACCCCTGTGGGCGTGGCGGCCGGGGTACTCGGTGGGCGTGGACCTGCGCGCCTCGCTGGGCGTGGGGCTCGTCTCCTGGGAGGGCGGCAGCCGCGTCGGCGTCCCGGTGGGGCTGCGCGCCCATGCGTCCCTGGGCGGCCCCTTCGTCGCCAGCACCGAGGTGCTCTACCAGGGGCTGCGCCCACCTGGCGCGGCCTGGGGACATGGCGTCTCCTTCACCGTGGGAGTCGGGGTGGCGCTGGGCGACCGGTGA
- a CDS encoding NAD-dependent epimerase/dehydratase family protein, with translation MSSSRRKFLQYSLAGASLLALGPDALAASGGKGAAPKKGAKKKILILGGTGFLGPAVVQAAQARGHSLTLFNRGKTRPELFPNVEKLRGDRDPDKGEGLKALKGRKFDAVVDTSGYYPRIVRASAELLAPNVKQYLFISSVSAYASDKTPHEDESGPTAKMADPTLETMGKDYEFYGALKRLCEEAAEASFPGRTANVRPGYIVGPEDRSDRFTYWPVRFDRGGEMLAPGTPNDPLQIIDVRDLAEWLVLLIEGNTNGVFNAVGPGHAWTMGAMLDTCRKVSGKDTKVTWVPADWLEKQGETGDVRLPIYMPPAGTSAGTHLRSNAKAVKAGLKFRPVDVTVRDTLAYFKGLPEERRSKLRAGLPPERETELLGQWAKAQAGGTAPATPAPAAAGKGG, from the coding sequence ATGTCCTCGTCTCGCAGGAAGTTCCTGCAGTACTCCCTCGCGGGCGCCTCGCTGCTCGCGCTCGGCCCCGACGCGCTGGCCGCCTCCGGTGGCAAGGGCGCGGCGCCGAAGAAGGGGGCGAAGAAGAAGATCCTCATCCTCGGGGGCACCGGCTTCCTCGGCCCCGCCGTGGTGCAGGCCGCGCAGGCCCGCGGCCACTCGCTGACCCTCTTCAACCGGGGCAAGACGCGCCCGGAGCTGTTCCCCAACGTGGAGAAGCTGCGCGGGGACAGGGACCCGGACAAGGGTGAGGGCCTCAAGGCGCTGAAGGGCCGCAAGTTCGACGCCGTCGTCGACACGTCCGGCTACTACCCGCGCATCGTCCGCGCCTCCGCCGAGCTGCTCGCGCCCAACGTGAAGCAGTACCTCTTCATCTCCAGCGTCTCCGCGTACGCCAGCGACAAGACGCCCCACGAGGACGAGAGCGGCCCCACCGCGAAGATGGCCGACCCCACGCTGGAGACCATGGGGAAGGACTACGAGTTCTATGGCGCGCTCAAGCGCCTGTGCGAGGAGGCCGCCGAGGCCTCCTTCCCCGGACGCACCGCCAACGTCCGGCCCGGGTACATCGTCGGCCCCGAGGACCGCTCGGACCGCTTCACGTACTGGCCGGTGCGCTTCGACCGCGGCGGCGAGATGCTGGCCCCCGGCACGCCCAACGACCCGCTGCAGATCATCGACGTGCGCGACCTGGCCGAGTGGCTGGTGCTGCTCATCGAGGGCAACACGAATGGCGTCTTCAACGCCGTGGGGCCGGGGCACGCGTGGACGATGGGCGCCATGCTGGACACGTGCCGGAAGGTGTCGGGCAAGGACACGAAGGTGACGTGGGTGCCGGCGGACTGGCTGGAGAAGCAGGGCGAGACGGGCGATGTCCGCCTCCCCATCTACATGCCGCCCGCGGGCACCAGCGCCGGCACGCACCTGCGCAGCAACGCCAAGGCCGTGAAGGCCGGGCTGAAGTTCCGCCCGGTGGACGTCACCGTCCGCGACACCCTGGCGTACTTCAAGGGCCTGCCCGAGGAGCGCCGGAGCAAGCTGCGCGCGGGCCTGCCTCCGGAGCGTGAGACGGAGCTGCTGGGGCAGTGGGCCAAGGCGCAGGCCGGCGGGACGGCTCCAGCCACTCCGGCTCCGGCGGCTGCTGGCAAGGGCGGGTGA
- the purL gene encoding phosphoribosylformylglycinamidine synthase: protein MSSMHILRGAPALSEFRLTKLLARCREQVPSASSVYAEFVHFIDVPAFLPEEEQAMLGRLLEYGPRVAAGERAGSLLLVVPRPGTISPWSSKATDIAHNCGLGAKVRRMERGTAFFVAGPGGRALEPAELARLAPVLHDRMTQAVLPRLEDAAVLFEAHTPRPLTTVDVLGGGRAALASANRDLGLALADDEIDYLVARFTELKRNPSDVELMMFAQANSEHCRHKIFNATWAIDGKPQERSLFQAIKNTYALNKEGVLSAYKDNAAVIEGFEVDRFFPDPTTGEWGAVREPAHIMIKVETHNHPTAISPYPGAATGAGGEIRDEGATGRGAKPKAGLTGFTVSHLRIPGFERPWEQPYGKPDRIVSALDIMIDGPLGGAAFNNEFGRPNLAGYFRSFEAQVPTPEGVEVRGYHKPIMIAGGLGNIRAPHVQKGRLQAGDKLIVLGGPAMLIGLGGGAASSMAQGASAADLDFASVQRDNAEMERRCQEVIDRCWAMGDANPIRSIHDVGAGGLSNAVPELAHDNELGGRLELRAVPNAEPGMAPVEIWCNEAQERYVLGVAPEDLARFSALCERERAPFAVLGDATSEQVLTLGDSQFGNAPIDLPMDVLFGKPPRMHRDVKSRPLALPPLKLDVPLKDLAERVLGHPTVADKSFLITIGDRTVGGLVSRDQMVGPWQVPVADCAVTLSTVTSDTGEAMAMGERTPLAIVDAAASARMAVGEAVTNIAAARIGKLSDVKLSANWMAAAGSPGEDANLFAAVQAVGMELCPALGLTIPVGKDSMSMRTVWEERGARKAVTAPVSLIISAFAPVLDVRQSLTPQLVDVAEDSRLLFIDLARGKQRLGGSVAAHVHGQVGPECPDVEDPALLRGFFAAVQALNVEGRLLAYHDRSDGGLWATLCEMAFAGHCGLDVDVSALGSDAVAALFNEELGAVVQVRAADVARVREVLGQHGLATHCHELGRPQAVLQVRVRHAGGVLLAEDTMALRRTWSRVSYEMQLLRDNPVCAEQEYAARCDAADPGLSPVLTFDPTRDVAAPFIGKGAKPRVAVLREQGVNSQQEMAAAFTRAGFSAVDVHMSDLLAGRVSLKDFQGVLACGGFSYGDVLGAGGGWAKSILFNPRARDEFAAFFARPDSFGLGACNGCQMMAQLKDLIPGAEHFPRFVRNASEQFEARLVTVEVAETPSLFYRGMAGSRMLIVASHGEGRAEFVSSEEAARVNGLGFVTTRFVDNHGRVAEKYPANPNGSPFGIAGVTSRDGRFTISMPHPERVHRSVQHSWRPREWGDDGPWMRIFRNARAWLG from the coding sequence ATGTCCAGCATGCACATCCTGCGTGGGGCCCCGGCCCTCTCCGAATTCCGGCTCACCAAGCTCCTCGCCCGGTGCCGCGAGCAGGTGCCCTCCGCGTCGTCCGTCTACGCGGAGTTCGTGCACTTCATCGACGTCCCGGCCTTCCTCCCCGAGGAGGAGCAGGCCATGCTCGGCCGCCTCCTCGAGTACGGCCCCCGCGTCGCGGCCGGAGAGCGGGCAGGCAGCCTGTTGCTGGTCGTCCCCCGCCCGGGCACGATTTCTCCCTGGTCCTCCAAGGCCACCGACATCGCCCACAACTGCGGCCTGGGCGCGAAGGTGCGCCGCATGGAGCGCGGCACCGCGTTCTTCGTCGCCGGCCCCGGCGGCCGCGCGCTGGAGCCCGCCGAGCTGGCGCGGCTCGCGCCGGTGCTCCATGACCGGATGACGCAGGCCGTGCTGCCGCGCCTGGAGGACGCCGCCGTCCTCTTCGAGGCGCACACGCCCCGGCCCCTCACCACCGTGGACGTGCTCGGTGGAGGCCGCGCTGCCCTGGCCAGCGCCAACCGCGACCTGGGCCTCGCCCTGGCCGACGACGAAATCGACTACCTGGTGGCCCGCTTCACCGAGCTGAAGCGCAACCCGTCCGACGTCGAGCTGATGATGTTCGCGCAGGCCAACAGCGAGCACTGCCGGCACAAAATCTTCAACGCGACCTGGGCCATCGACGGGAAGCCCCAGGAGCGCTCGCTCTTCCAGGCCATCAAGAACACCTACGCCCTGAACAAGGAAGGCGTGCTGTCCGCCTACAAGGACAACGCCGCCGTCATCGAGGGCTTCGAGGTGGACCGCTTCTTCCCCGACCCGACCACGGGCGAGTGGGGCGCCGTGCGTGAGCCCGCGCACATCATGATCAAGGTCGAGACGCACAACCACCCGACGGCGATTTCGCCGTACCCGGGCGCCGCCACCGGCGCGGGCGGAGAGATTCGCGACGAGGGTGCCACCGGCCGCGGCGCCAAGCCCAAGGCGGGCCTCACCGGCTTCACCGTCAGCCACCTGCGCATCCCCGGCTTCGAGCGCCCGTGGGAGCAGCCCTACGGCAAGCCGGACCGCATCGTCTCCGCGCTCGACATCATGATTGATGGCCCGCTGGGCGGCGCCGCCTTCAACAACGAGTTCGGCCGCCCCAACCTCGCCGGCTACTTCCGCAGCTTCGAGGCGCAGGTGCCCACGCCGGAGGGCGTGGAGGTCCGCGGCTACCACAAGCCCATCATGATTGCCGGCGGCCTGGGCAACATCCGCGCGCCGCACGTGCAGAAGGGCCGCCTCCAGGCGGGCGACAAGCTCATCGTCCTGGGCGGGCCCGCCATGCTCATCGGCCTGGGCGGCGGCGCCGCGTCCTCCATGGCGCAGGGCGCGAGCGCGGCCGACCTCGACTTCGCCTCCGTGCAGCGCGACAACGCGGAGATGGAGCGGCGCTGCCAGGAGGTCATCGACCGCTGCTGGGCCATGGGCGACGCCAACCCCATCCGCTCCATCCACGACGTGGGCGCGGGCGGCCTCTCCAACGCCGTGCCCGAGCTGGCGCACGACAACGAGCTGGGAGGCCGCCTGGAGCTGCGCGCGGTGCCCAACGCGGAGCCCGGCATGGCGCCGGTGGAAATCTGGTGCAACGAGGCGCAGGAGCGCTACGTCCTGGGCGTGGCTCCCGAGGACCTGGCCCGCTTCTCCGCCCTGTGCGAGCGCGAGCGCGCCCCCTTCGCCGTGCTGGGTGACGCCACCTCCGAGCAGGTGCTGACGCTGGGGGACTCGCAGTTCGGCAACGCGCCCATCGACCTGCCGATGGACGTGCTGTTCGGCAAGCCGCCGCGCATGCACCGCGACGTGAAGTCCCGCCCGCTGGCGCTGCCGCCGCTGAAGCTGGACGTCCCGCTGAAGGACCTGGCCGAGCGCGTGCTGGGCCACCCGACGGTGGCGGACAAGTCCTTCCTCATCACCATCGGCGACCGCACCGTGGGCGGGCTCGTCAGCCGCGACCAGATGGTGGGCCCGTGGCAGGTCCCCGTGGCCGACTGCGCGGTGACGCTGTCCACCGTGACGAGCGACACCGGCGAGGCCATGGCCATGGGCGAGCGCACGCCGCTGGCCATCGTCGACGCCGCCGCCTCCGCGCGCATGGCCGTGGGCGAGGCCGTCACCAACATCGCCGCCGCCCGCATCGGCAAGCTGTCCGACGTGAAGCTGTCCGCCAACTGGATGGCCGCCGCCGGCAGCCCCGGTGAGGACGCCAACCTCTTCGCCGCCGTGCAGGCCGTGGGCATGGAGCTGTGCCCGGCCCTGGGTCTCACCATCCCCGTGGGCAAGGACTCCATGTCCATGCGCACCGTCTGGGAGGAGCGCGGGGCGCGCAAGGCCGTGACGGCTCCGGTGTCGCTCATCATCTCCGCCTTCGCGCCCGTGCTGGATGTGCGCCAGTCGCTGACGCCGCAACTGGTGGACGTGGCGGAGGACTCGCGGCTCCTGTTCATCGACCTGGCGCGCGGGAAGCAGCGGCTGGGCGGCTCCGTGGCGGCGCATGTCCACGGGCAGGTGGGCCCCGAGTGCCCCGACGTGGAGGACCCCGCGCTGCTGCGCGGCTTCTTCGCGGCGGTGCAGGCCCTCAACGTGGAAGGGCGGCTGCTGGCCTACCACGACCGCTCCGACGGCGGCCTGTGGGCCACGCTGTGCGAGATGGCCTTCGCGGGCCACTGCGGCCTGGACGTGGACGTGTCCGCGCTGGGCTCCGACGCCGTGGCGGCCCTGTTCAACGAGGAGCTGGGCGCGGTGGTGCAGGTGCGCGCCGCCGACGTGGCACGCGTGCGCGAGGTGCTGGGACAGCACGGCCTGGCGACGCACTGCCATGAGCTGGGCCGGCCCCAGGCCGTGCTCCAGGTCCGCGTGCGGCACGCCGGTGGCGTCCTGCTGGCCGAGGACACCATGGCCCTGCGCCGCACCTGGTCCCGCGTCAGCTACGAGATGCAGCTGCTGCGAGACAACCCCGTGTGCGCCGAGCAGGAGTACGCCGCCAGGTGCGACGCGGCGGACCCGGGGCTGTCTCCGGTGCTCACGTTCGACCCGACCCGGGACGTGGCCGCGCCGTTCATCGGCAAGGGCGCGAAGCCTCGCGTGGCCGTGCTGCGCGAGCAGGGCGTCAACAGCCAGCAGGAGATGGCGGCGGCCTTCACCCGCGCGGGCTTCAGCGCGGTGGACGTGCACATGAGCGACCTGCTCGCCGGGCGCGTGTCGCTGAAGGACTTCCAGGGCGTGCTGGCGTGCGGCGGCTTCTCGTACGGCGACGTGCTGGGGGCCGGTGGTGGGTGGGCGAAGTCCATCCTGTTCAACCCGCGGGCCCGGGATGAGTTCGCCGCGTTCTTCGCGCGGCCGGACAGCTTCGGCCTGGGGGCGTGCAACGGCTGCCAGATGATGGCGCAGCTGAAGGACCTGATTCCGGGGGCCGAGCACTTCCCTCGCTTCGTCCGCAATGCCTCCGAGCAGTTCGAGGCGCGGCTCGTCACGGTGGAGGTGGCGGAGACGCCGTCCCTGTTCTACCGGGGCATGGCCGGCAGCCGGATGCTCATCGTCGCGTCGCACGGCGAGGGGCGGGCGGAGTTCGTCAGCTCGGAGGAGGCGGCTCGCGTCAACGGGTTGGGGTTCGTCACCACGCGGTTCGTGGACAACCATGGGCGCGTGGCGGAGAAGTACCCCGCGAATCCGAATGGCTCGCCGTTTGGCATTGCCGGTGTGACGTCCCGGGACGGGCGCTTCACGATTTCGATGC